In a genomic window of Feifania hominis:
- a CDS encoding helix-hairpin-helix domain-containing protein: MKTELRTIPGVGPETEKDLIALGYTTIESLRGADPEELYRRDCLRRGVQIDRCQLYVYRCAVYFAETENPDPEKCKWWNWKDGGLR; the protein is encoded by the coding sequence GTGAAGACGGAACTCAGAACCATTCCGGGTGTGGGGCCGGAGACCGAAAAGGATCTCATCGCCCTCGGCTATACCACGATTGAATCCCTGCGCGGCGCCGATCCGGAGGAACTCTACCGCCGCGACTGCCTGCGCCGGGGCGTGCAGATCGACCGCTGCCAGCTCTATGTCTACCGGTGCGCGGTCTACTTTGCCGAGACCGAGAACCCCGACCCGGAGAAATGCAAGTGGTGGAATTGGAAGGATGGTGGACTCAGATGA
- a CDS encoding bifunctional 4-hydroxy-2-oxoglutarate aldolase/2-dehydro-3-deoxy-phosphogluconate aldolase, whose translation MSPGFVLQKIRERRLIAIVRGVSPDDVGPVAEALLAGGIDCLELALDHSREDGVDRTLASIRALDRAFGSRLLLGAGTVLSADEAVSAADAGARYIISPNTDEAVIAATKALGLVSMPGALTPSEAVRAHACGADIVKLFPAGQFGPAYLRALRSPLPHLLFSAVGGVDEKNAADFLRAGACCLGLGGKLVSLPAIASKNFDALTQSARLCREAVDAFEREESAE comes from the coding sequence ATGTCACCAGGTTTTGTGCTGCAAAAAATCAGGGAGCGACGCCTGATCGCCATTGTGCGCGGCGTATCGCCCGACGACGTCGGCCCCGTGGCCGAGGCTCTTCTGGCAGGCGGCATTGACTGTCTGGAGCTGGCTCTCGACCACTCCCGCGAGGACGGTGTCGACCGGACGCTCGCCTCCATTCGCGCGCTGGACAGGGCATTCGGCAGCCGGCTGCTGCTCGGTGCGGGCACGGTGCTCTCCGCCGACGAAGCTGTGTCGGCGGCCGATGCGGGCGCCCGCTACATCATCTCGCCGAACACGGACGAGGCGGTCATCGCCGCGACAAAGGCCCTCGGCCTTGTGTCCATGCCGGGGGCGCTCACGCCGAGCGAGGCTGTGCGTGCCCACGCGTGCGGCGCCGATATTGTCAAGCTCTTCCCCGCCGGCCAGTTTGGCCCGGCCTATCTGCGGGCGCTGCGCTCCCCGCTGCCCCATCTTCTCTTCTCGGCCGTCGGCGGCGTCGACGAGAAAAACGCCGCCGACTTTCTGCGCGCCGGGGCCTGCTGCCTCGGCCTCGGCGGCAAGCTCGTCAGTCTGCCCGCCATTGCGTCGAAGAACTTCGACGCTCTGACACAGTCGGCCCGCCTCTGCCGCGAGGCCGTCGACGCCTTTGAGAGAGAGGAGAGTGCAGAATGA
- a CDS encoding 2-dehydro-3-deoxygalactonokinase gives MSRYVITIDAGTTNTRVHLFDQDFALIASASRPVGVRNTAIDGNSEKLRAAVRDCVRELLEGAALTGAQLQCVLASGMITSNVGLYELPHVAAPAGVDELAAGAKSVLLEDVCPTPIWFIPGVKNFTTPVDTGNFERMDMMRGEEAECLPLIESHRGELPLLLVLPGSHTKFVGVGADGRISACVTSITGELLDVITKNTIIADAVGHGFVTAQSYDRDMVLLGRRTAERVGLGRACFAGRILSQFTQNDAEKIANFILGAVLQNDAAALLGSSALRAGRDATVVVTGKEPLRQAIADVLRDTGAFAQVREERPSDGAPLAALGARMVAQRLGLL, from the coding sequence ATGAGCCGGTATGTCATCACCATCGACGCGGGCACAACAAACACCCGCGTACATCTCTTTGACCAGGACTTTGCCCTGATTGCTTCGGCCTCCCGACCGGTGGGAGTGCGCAATACCGCCATTGACGGCAACAGCGAAAAGCTGCGCGCGGCGGTGCGCGACTGCGTGCGGGAACTGCTCGAGGGCGCGGCGCTCACAGGGGCGCAGCTGCAGTGTGTGCTCGCCTCGGGCATGATCACCTCGAATGTGGGGCTCTACGAGCTGCCACACGTCGCCGCCCCCGCCGGGGTCGACGAGCTCGCGGCAGGCGCGAAGAGCGTACTGCTCGAGGATGTCTGCCCCACGCCCATCTGGTTTATTCCGGGGGTCAAAAACTTCACCACCCCCGTCGACACCGGCAACTTCGAGCGCATGGACATGATGCGCGGCGAGGAGGCCGAGTGCCTGCCGCTGATCGAGAGCCACCGCGGGGAGCTGCCCCTGCTGCTGGTCCTGCCGGGCTCCCACACCAAATTTGTCGGCGTCGGAGCCGACGGCCGTATCAGCGCCTGCGTGACGTCGATCACAGGCGAACTGCTCGATGTCATCACCAAAAACACCATCATCGCAGACGCCGTCGGGCACGGCTTTGTCACCGCGCAGAGCTACGACCGCGACATGGTCCTGCTCGGCCGGCGCACCGCCGAGCGGGTGGGGCTCGGGCGCGCCTGTTTCGCCGGGCGCATCCTCAGCCAGTTCACCCAAAACGACGCCGAAAAAATTGCAAACTTCATCCTCGGTGCGGTGCTTCAAAACGACGCTGCCGCACTTCTCGGCTCGTCGGCGCTCCGGGCCGGGCGCGACGCCACGGTCGTCGTCACCGGCAAGGAGCCTCTGCGCCAGGCCATCGCAGATGTGCTGCGCGACACCGGCGCATTTGCCCAGGTTCGCGAGGAGCGCCCATCCGACGGCGCGCCGCTCGCTGCGCTCGGCGCGCGTATGGTCGCACAGCGGCTCGGTCTGCTGTAA
- a CDS encoding ABC transporter substrate-binding protein, whose translation MLKGNGKKWLAILLATVMLAAVFVGCKPAQSDPGTSDPGQSGTENQFDGEIVLGACSDLSGSGASNGEGEAKAYQMVADMINAEGGVMGKKLVIKQEDTQGTVEGSVNAINRQFSDKNVVGVFGFMYSSQVMGISDIAKEAGRPVLYGGSSPSIWELNNPWLFRMRPNDQLMVTLAVEYVFQEMGAKKLGMIYSMDDYGTQAYEVAKGYCEKNGKELIADGYTVGAKDYYSQLLTLKNAGCDTMLLWGHEEEYAILVRQRLELDYNVPVFGSNGIGNPDFNNLVSTEESEGIVAIGESCPGNQWEYFTEFEQQYKAKFNGESPNNNVCSLVPAIYLYCDAIERAQSTDPAKVAEALRETKDFPAITGYLTCDSNQDFCHSGIVYEMKNGERSFIDLFSVDPE comes from the coding sequence ATGTTAAAGGGAAACGGTAAAAAATGGTTGGCCATATTGCTGGCCACAGTCATGCTGGCGGCGGTTTTTGTGGGCTGCAAGCCGGCGCAGAGCGACCCCGGCACCTCTGACCCGGGTCAGAGCGGTACAGAGAACCAGTTCGACGGCGAGATCGTCCTCGGCGCGTGCAGCGACCTCTCGGGCTCCGGCGCCTCCAACGGCGAGGGTGAGGCAAAGGCCTATCAGATGGTGGCCGACATGATCAACGCCGAGGGCGGCGTCATGGGCAAGAAGCTCGTCATCAAGCAGGAGGACACCCAGGGCACCGTTGAGGGTTCGGTCAACGCCATCAACCGCCAGTTCTCCGACAAGAACGTCGTCGGCGTGTTCGGCTTCATGTACAGCTCGCAGGTCATGGGCATCTCCGACATCGCCAAGGAGGCGGGCCGGCCGGTGCTGTACGGCGGTTCGAGCCCCTCGATCTGGGAGCTTAACAACCCCTGGCTGTTCCGCATGCGCCCGAACGACCAGCTGATGGTCACGCTTGCCGTGGAGTATGTCTTCCAGGAGATGGGCGCCAAAAAGCTCGGCATGATCTACAGCATGGACGACTACGGCACCCAGGCCTATGAGGTCGCCAAGGGCTACTGCGAAAAGAACGGCAAAGAGCTCATCGCAGACGGCTACACCGTCGGTGCGAAAGACTACTACAGCCAGCTTCTCACTCTGAAAAATGCCGGCTGCGACACCATGCTTCTTTGGGGCCATGAGGAGGAGTACGCCATTCTTGTCCGCCAGCGGCTGGAACTCGACTACAATGTTCCGGTCTTCGGCAGCAACGGCATCGGCAATCCGGACTTCAACAACCTCGTCTCGACCGAGGAGTCCGAGGGCATTGTGGCCATCGGCGAGTCCTGCCCCGGCAACCAGTGGGAGTACTTCACCGAGTTTGAGCAGCAGTACAAGGCGAAATTCAACGGCGAGTCCCCGAACAACAACGTCTGCTCGCTCGTGCCCGCCATCTACCTCTACTGCGACGCCATCGAGCGCGCCCAGAGCACCGACCCTGCAAAGGTCGCCGAGGCCCTTCGCGAGACCAAGGACTTCCCGGCCATCACCGGCTATCTCACCTGCGACTCCAATCAGGACTTCTGCCACAGCGGCATTGTCTATGAGATGAAAAACGGCGAGAGAAGCTTCATCGACCTGTTCAGCGTCGATCCCGAGTAA
- a CDS encoding branched-chain amino acid ABC transporter permease, whose translation MQSAIQLLVNGVAMGFIYCLIAIEYTLLFNTSGLINFGHDKYIMFGAYIFGGTFVLGFGIGGFAGVIGTILVMAALGVALGQVAFNPLRHLPTTYAITGCLALSLMLREIARLVYGAVSFTVPDFLSGVVKIGPAPITKASIAMIIVGILILVLQWLLMTKTKMGKALRAVSQDYKAAPLMGINVDRMMLLACGVSVAICGLIGALLIPLYGISLNMTTMIGSKGFVAGVVGGFGSLNGAIAGGLFVGIVEAIYSILGGPGIYKDIISFVLIVGFLMFRPQGILGKKGG comes from the coding sequence ATGCAAAGTGCAATCCAGCTGCTCGTCAACGGCGTGGCCATGGGGTTTATCTACTGTCTGATTGCGATTGAATACACGCTTCTGTTCAACACGAGCGGACTGATCAACTTCGGCCACGACAAATACATCATGTTCGGCGCCTACATCTTCGGCGGAACCTTTGTTCTGGGCTTCGGCATCGGCGGGTTCGCCGGCGTCATCGGCACCATCCTCGTGATGGCCGCCCTCGGCGTGGCGCTTGGACAGGTGGCTTTCAACCCGCTTCGCCACCTGCCGACGACCTACGCCATCACAGGGTGCCTCGCGCTCTCGCTGATGCTCCGCGAGATCGCACGGCTGGTCTACGGCGCGGTCAGCTTCACCGTTCCGGACTTTTTGAGCGGCGTCGTCAAAATCGGCCCCGCGCCCATCACCAAGGCCTCGATCGCCATGATCATCGTCGGCATCCTCATTCTGGTTCTCCAGTGGCTGCTGATGACCAAGACCAAGATGGGCAAGGCCCTGCGCGCCGTCTCGCAGGACTACAAGGCGGCCCCGCTGATGGGCATCAACGTCGACCGCATGATGCTGCTCGCCTGCGGCGTCAGCGTCGCGATCTGCGGCCTGATCGGCGCGCTGCTCATCCCGCTGTACGGCATCAGCCTGAACATGACGACCATGATCGGCTCCAAGGGCTTTGTCGCCGGTGTTGTCGGCGGCTTCGGCAGCCTCAACGGCGCGATCGCGGGCGGCCTGTTCGTCGGCATCGTCGAGGCGATCTACTCCATTCTCGGCGGCCCCGGCATCTACAAGGACATCATCTCCTTTGTGCTGATCGTCGGATTTCTGATGTTCCGCCCGCAGGGGATTCTGGGCAAGAAAGGGGGCTGA
- a CDS encoding branched-chain amino acid ABC transporter permease — MTKKLHHSKSLKIALAAAALVLALLVPVFVKSAYWGRLINQAIVNMVVVLGLNLLSGYVGLLNVGAVGMVALGAYTSSLLALRLGVPVWIGLIASVGMGVIIGVGLGGPCLRLKGIYLVLMTSAFAEIVRIMLINLPEFTGGAIGLSQIPSFTFFGKQLKSNASIYYVFLVILVISVLFCWRVMHSKWGRVFLAVKDNDESVQTCGINVTSIKIKAFITAAIFACVAGTMYASMAGYITPNDFSGDLSNRYILMMMVGGWGNVFGGLLGAGMVTLLPEFLKFLGDYYWLVFYIVVFIMAIAMPGGLISLFSKNKKVHSSFLENLGLRKRKER, encoded by the coding sequence ATGACAAAGAAGCTGCACCACTCCAAATCTCTCAAGATCGCGCTCGCGGCGGCCGCTCTCGTGCTCGCCCTGCTCGTGCCGGTCTTTGTCAAAAGCGCCTACTGGGGGCGCCTGATCAACCAGGCCATTGTCAACATGGTCGTGGTTCTGGGGCTGAATCTGCTCTCGGGCTACGTCGGGCTTCTCAACGTCGGCGCGGTCGGCATGGTCGCCCTCGGCGCCTACACCTCTTCGCTTCTGGCTCTGCGCCTGGGCGTGCCGGTGTGGATCGGCCTGATCGCCTCCGTCGGAATGGGCGTCATCATCGGCGTCGGCCTCGGCGGCCCCTGCCTGCGCCTCAAGGGCATCTATCTCGTGCTGATGACCTCGGCCTTTGCCGAGATCGTGCGCATCATGCTGATCAATCTGCCGGAGTTCACCGGCGGCGCAATCGGTCTCAGCCAGATTCCGTCTTTCACGTTCTTCGGCAAACAGCTCAAGAGCAACGCCTCGATCTACTATGTGTTTCTGGTGATTCTGGTGATCTCGGTGCTCTTCTGCTGGCGGGTCATGCACTCCAAGTGGGGGCGTGTCTTCCTCGCCGTCAAGGACAATGACGAATCGGTGCAGACCTGCGGCATCAACGTCACCTCTATCAAGATCAAAGCCTTTATCACCGCCGCCATCTTCGCCTGCGTCGCGGGCACCATGTATGCCAGCATGGCCGGCTACATCACCCCCAACGACTTCTCGGGCGATCTGTCCAACCGCTATATTCTGATGATGATGGTCGGCGGCTGGGGCAACGTCTTCGGCGGTCTGCTCGGCGCGGGTATGGTCACGCTACTGCCCGAATTTCTCAAGTTCCTGGGCGACTACTACTGGCTCGTGTTCTACATCGTCGTGTTCATCATGGCGATTGCGATGCCGGGCGGTCTGATCTCCCTTTTCAGCAAGAACAAAAAAGTGCACTCGAGTTTCCTTGAGAACCTCGGCCTGCGCAAGAGAAAGGAGCGCTGA
- a CDS encoding ABC transporter ATP-binding protein: MEKQPLLQIKNITKRFGGLVAVSDLSIDLEEGGVHALIGPNGCGKTTTINMITGVLKPDEGEILFDGQPITGRKPYQIARLGMRRTYQNLKLFGSLTMLENVMVSAHMQAKAGVVKTVLMPGTYRREERELADKARGILEFLGVSRFQNENVLSLPYGIQKMTELAIAMIADPKLILLDEPAAGLNPTERAEFIEMLLKLFDTGVKMLIVEHNMDVVMKISKRISVMNFGVKIAEGSPGEVQTNEDVIKAYLGAKRGGAQSGNSDGQ; the protein is encoded by the coding sequence TTGGAAAAACAACCGCTCTTACAGATCAAAAACATCACCAAGCGCTTCGGCGGGCTGGTCGCCGTCTCCGATCTCTCCATCGACCTCGAGGAGGGCGGCGTACACGCCCTGATCGGTCCGAACGGCTGCGGCAAGACCACGACCATCAACATGATCACCGGCGTGCTCAAGCCCGATGAGGGCGAGATCCTCTTTGACGGTCAGCCCATCACCGGCAGAAAGCCCTACCAGATCGCACGGCTGGGCATGCGGCGAACCTACCAGAATCTCAAGCTGTTCGGGTCGCTGACCATGCTTGAAAACGTCATGGTCAGCGCCCACATGCAGGCGAAAGCGGGCGTCGTGAAGACCGTGCTCATGCCGGGCACCTACCGGCGCGAGGAGCGCGAGCTCGCCGACAAGGCGCGGGGCATTCTCGAATTTCTCGGGGTGAGCCGCTTTCAAAACGAAAACGTGCTCTCGCTGCCCTACGGCATTCAGAAGATGACCGAGCTTGCCATCGCCATGATCGCCGACCCGAAGCTCATCTTGCTCGACGAGCCGGCGGCGGGTCTCAACCCGACCGAGCGCGCCGAGTTCATCGAGATGCTGCTCAAGCTCTTTGACACCGGCGTCAAGATGCTCATTGTCGAGCACAACATGGACGTTGTCATGAAGATCTCCAAGCGCATCAGCGTGATGAACTTCGGCGTCAAAATCGCCGAGGGCTCGCCCGGTGAGGTGCAGACAAACGAAGACGTCATCAAGGCCTATCTCGGCGCAAAGAGGGGAGGAGCACAAAGTGGCAATTCTGACGGTCAATGA
- a CDS encoding ABC transporter ATP-binding protein, with protein sequence MAILTVNEVNSFYGEVQALHSVSFAIDEGQIVSVIGANGAGKTTLLNTIMGVVKTRSGSVEFKGERLTGLKTHDIVKRRVTCVPEGRKIFPKLTVRENLEMGAFSRKIKKSELQRDIEEVYDIFPRLRERNSQNGGTLSGGEQQMLAIGRGLMNKPELLLLDEPSLGLAPIIVDDMFQIIRQINERLGISIILVEQNAYMAMEVSNETYVLENGVMVMHGASSELIHDPAVTKAYLGGGG encoded by the coding sequence GTGGCAATTCTGACGGTCAATGAGGTCAATTCCTTCTACGGCGAGGTCCAGGCTCTGCACAGCGTCTCTTTCGCCATCGACGAGGGCCAGATCGTCTCGGTCATCGGCGCCAACGGCGCGGGCAAGACGACGCTGCTCAACACCATCATGGGGGTCGTCAAGACCCGCAGCGGCTCGGTCGAATTCAAGGGCGAGCGGCTCACCGGGCTCAAGACCCACGACATCGTCAAGCGCCGGGTCACCTGTGTGCCGGAGGGCCGCAAGATTTTCCCGAAGCTGACGGTCCGCGAAAATCTTGAGATGGGCGCTTTCAGCCGCAAAATCAAAAAGAGCGAGCTCCAGCGCGACATCGAGGAGGTCTACGACATCTTCCCGCGGCTTCGTGAGAGAAACAGCCAGAACGGCGGCACTCTCTCCGGCGGCGAGCAGCAGATGCTCGCCATCGGCCGGGGGCTGATGAACAAGCCCGAACTTCTGCTGCTCGACGAGCCGTCTCTGGGCCTTGCGCCGATCATCGTCGACGACATGTTTCAGATCATCCGGCAGATCAACGAGCGCCTGGGCATCTCCATCATCCTGGTCGAGCAGAATGCCTACATGGCCATGGAGGTCTCGAATGAGACCTATGTGCTCGAAAACGGTGTGATGGTCATGCACGGGGCAAGCAGCGAGCTCATTCACGATCCGGCCGTCACCAAGGCCTATCTCGGCGGCGGCGGCTGA
- a CDS encoding dihydrodipicolinate synthase family protein yields MQEKLKGIFPSLPTPFFEGGEIDFESLKNVVDFAVEKGVQGLTVCDYGSEFVKFTDDERRAVVETVLSHTAGRVPVIVGVSAMSPMLAVQWAVHAQEHGAAAVLFGLPYLSGYAWDEVVELGLKPMDAALHIPIMLLDAPERGVGIGVGQQMQVIGLLKNVRYVKTETATLQAAITSILDAAKKLPSGSFDGVSTGENGYDMIHDYRRGARLFSPGVHLCDLSVALWNALEAGDEARAKELQYAVSPVYLIERLYPLDMEKSILRRRGVIAHTTLRSTGRPQFDERNERDLDRTLASLKKKLAHTGKGA; encoded by the coding sequence ATGCAAGAGAAACTCAAAGGGATCTTTCCCTCGCTGCCCACGCCCTTTTTCGAGGGTGGCGAGATCGATTTTGAAAGTCTCAAAAACGTGGTCGACTTCGCGGTTGAAAAGGGCGTGCAGGGCCTGACGGTCTGCGACTATGGCAGCGAATTTGTCAAGTTCACCGACGACGAGCGCCGCGCGGTCGTCGAGACCGTACTCAGCCACACGGCGGGCCGGGTGCCGGTCATCGTCGGCGTGTCGGCCATGAGCCCCATGCTCGCGGTTCAGTGGGCCGTCCACGCGCAGGAACACGGCGCGGCCGCGGTGCTCTTCGGGCTCCCCTACCTGTCGGGCTACGCCTGGGACGAAGTGGTCGAGCTCGGCCTCAAGCCCATGGATGCGGCGCTGCACATTCCGATCATGCTGCTCGACGCACCCGAGCGCGGCGTCGGCATCGGCGTCGGTCAGCAGATGCAGGTCATCGGCCTGCTCAAAAACGTGCGCTATGTCAAGACCGAGACCGCGACGCTACAGGCCGCGATCACCTCGATTCTCGACGCGGCGAAAAAGCTCCCCTCCGGCTCCTTTGACGGCGTGTCAACCGGCGAGAACGGCTACGACATGATTCACGACTACCGGCGCGGCGCCAGACTCTTCTCGCCGGGCGTGCACCTGTGCGATCTGTCGGTGGCGCTGTGGAACGCCCTCGAGGCGGGCGACGAGGCGCGCGCAAAGGAGCTCCAGTACGCTGTGAGCCCCGTCTATCTCATCGAGCGCCTCTATCCCCTCGACATGGAGAAGAGTATCCTCCGGCGCCGCGGCGTCATTGCCCACACGACGCTGCGCTCCACCGGGCGGCCGCAGTTCGACGAGCGCAACGAGCGCGACCTCGACCGCACGCTCGCATCACTGAAGAAAAAACTGGCACACACTGGGAAGGGGGCCTGA
- a CDS encoding dihydrodipicolinate synthase family protein, with product MSVKFDYRGIYVPVITPYKDNLEIDWDDVRKMTDFTIDCGVHGIVTTVNAAEFYTFTDEEHHELNRVITEQTAGRVPLVMGINGRSTEHCIFHAKYAESIGMDAVMSMPPVTKPVTWDEMRRFFHDLDRATNLPIIIQNAPPTGPVMTAEQIMQISRECEHVSFVKEETPFEMPLISELVEMGKAEAPGVFGGVMSGQSGLTIIENYLRGACGCMPANHLGDIFVRIWDELEAGNLDRAWEIHEQCAPLLLYEGMYWGPSFYYILKKRGVIKSDKFRSRAFKYKAENYAEMDELLKPVEQFYRV from the coding sequence ATGAGCGTAAAATTTGACTACAGAGGCATCTATGTTCCGGTCATCACACCCTATAAAGACAATCTCGAGATCGACTGGGACGATGTCAGAAAGATGACCGACTTCACCATCGACTGCGGCGTACACGGCATTGTCACCACCGTCAACGCCGCGGAGTTCTACACGTTCACCGACGAGGAGCACCACGAGCTCAACCGCGTCATCACCGAGCAGACCGCCGGGCGTGTGCCGCTCGTCATGGGCATCAACGGCCGCTCCACCGAGCACTGCATCTTCCACGCGAAGTACGCCGAGTCCATCGGCATGGACGCCGTGATGAGCATGCCCCCCGTCACAAAGCCCGTCACCTGGGACGAGATGCGCCGCTTCTTCCACGATCTCGACCGGGCGACGAATCTGCCCATCATCATCCAGAACGCTCCCCCCACCGGCCCCGTCATGACCGCCGAGCAGATCATGCAGATCTCGCGCGAGTGCGAGCATGTCAGCTTTGTCAAGGAGGAGACTCCCTTTGAGATGCCGCTGATCAGCGAGCTCGTCGAGATGGGCAAGGCGGAGGCTCCCGGCGTGTTCGGCGGCGTCATGAGCGGCCAGAGCGGTCTGACCATCATCGAGAACTATCTGCGTGGCGCCTGCGGCTGTATGCCGGCGAACCACCTCGGCGACATCTTCGTGCGCATCTGGGATGAGCTCGAGGCGGGCAATCTCGACCGCGCGTGGGAAATCCACGAGCAGTGCGCGCCGCTTCTGCTCTATGAGGGGATGTACTGGGGGCCGAGCTTCTACTACATTCTCAAAAAGCGCGGCGTGATAAAGTCCGACAAATTCCGCTCGCGCGCTTTCAAGTACAAGGCCGAAAACTATGCCGAGATGGATGAACTTCTCAAGCCCGTCGAGCAGTTCTACCGCGTGTAA
- a CDS encoding phosphoglycerate dehydrogenase, with the protein MDHTPKIYIETTRNYDRVYPGFVNQFRERGYDVRTVYGNDLDVIGQEEVNRLFAGCDVCVVCLGKLTAEMMDLAPNLKMIATFGAGYDHIDVKAATARGIPVVNGRGGGAIAVAELVLGMMLSLSRHIPEMHDEMRKNLWRSRLGTELHGKTLGIMGVGAIGGELARIAKSGFGMRILAHDLVENPELVEQFGVSYVDSDTLFSESDYISIHTPLLPSTRGIVGREKLALMKPTAYLINASRGGVVDERALYNALKNGQIAGAGLDVFEQEPYMDNIFAEFESVITTTHIGANTPETVFRIAKLLTEDIEDVINGLPPRQNIVNPDVMAALAK; encoded by the coding sequence ATGGATCATACGCCGAAAATCTACATTGAGACCACCCGCAATTACGATCGGGTCTATCCGGGCTTTGTCAACCAGTTCCGCGAGCGGGGCTATGACGTGCGCACCGTGTACGGCAACGACCTCGACGTCATCGGCCAGGAGGAGGTCAACCGCCTCTTCGCCGGCTGCGACGTGTGCGTGGTCTGTCTCGGGAAGCTGACCGCCGAGATGATGGATCTCGCGCCGAATCTGAAGATGATCGCCACCTTTGGCGCCGGCTACGACCACATCGACGTCAAGGCCGCCACCGCCCGGGGCATCCCGGTGGTCAACGGCCGCGGCGGCGGCGCCATCGCGGTGGCGGAGCTTGTGCTCGGCATGATGCTCTCCCTCTCGCGGCACATCCCCGAGATGCACGACGAGATGAGAAAGAACCTCTGGCGCTCGCGGCTGGGCACGGAGCTGCACGGCAAGACGCTTGGCATCATGGGCGTCGGCGCCATCGGCGGCGAGCTCGCGCGCATTGCCAAGAGCGGCTTCGGCATGCGGATTCTGGCTCACGATCTGGTGGAGAATCCCGAGCTTGTCGAGCAGTTCGGCGTGAGCTATGTCGATTCCGACACGCTCTTCTCCGAGTCGGACTACATCAGCATCCACACCCCGCTACTGCCCTCGACAAGGGGAATTGTCGGGCGTGAAAAGCTCGCGCTGATGAAGCCGACGGCCTACCTGATCAATGCCTCCCGCGGCGGTGTCGTCGACGAGCGCGCGCTCTACAACGCCCTGAAGAACGGCCAGATTGCGGGCGCCGGGCTCGACGTCTTCGAGCAGGAGCCCTACATGGACAACATCTTCGCGGAATTTGAGTCGGTCATCACCACGACCCACATCGGCGCCAACACGCCGGAGACGGTCTTTCGCATCGCAAAGCTTCTCACCGAGGACATCGAGGACGTCATAAACGGCCTGCCCCCGCGGCAGAACATCGTCAACCCCGACGTCATGGCTGCCCTCGCGAAATAG